In Podarcis raffonei isolate rPodRaf1 chromosome 8, rPodRaf1.pri, whole genome shotgun sequence, the genomic window AAATAAGCTTGAGCCTGAGAAGTTGGCGGAGGGGAAACGAAATGTGGGGCAGAAGAGAGAGAGGTGAGCTTGTAGTTTGCATGTGTGAAGGGAAGCTGGACTCCAGCTGTGGGCTAAGGCAGCAACACCAGCCTCCTTTCAGTTGCTTGGCATGCTAGCTTTAGGTCCTGATGGGTCCTGGACTCCCAACGTTGTaacaagagccctgcaggatccagCCAGTggccccatttagtccagcatcctgttttcacagtggcagtgcaggattaaaccctgtggaccaagagatttacagaagattggaagaagtatatgaactatCTGAAGAGCAATTGCaaccaacaaattacgctagtaggactgcaagaagttttgcaaggaggaatatatgaagtgttacaaagtagataaagacagagatattggttatgagcttgaaatgtaatagggaaagtaagaaatgcatactgagagattagattgccTTAGTttggccttcgtttgcctacccatgtcttaaaTCATTCATAACGCAGCAGTTTTTAATGTACCCCAAGACCTTATGGTGGAGGTCAGTCAATCAAATCTATCAATCAATAGGGGTCCTAGCTGATTTAGTGTGGCACCGATGACCTTACGACCTGTCCAGCGTCGGAAATTCCCCAGGCGCGTATCACTACTGGCTCAGGTTCAGTAGTTACAACTACGTGGAGGTTTCTCCACAATTAccaaacctctgccttagtccagAGTTAATGCCATTTCCAGctccactgtgtgtgtttctccttcttgcttCTTGGGAGACGTGAACTGTTGTAAGAGTGAGCACCAGTCAAGCAGTGTAGTTGAGAGCACAACATCACAGAATCGTAGTGTCGGAGGGTCGGAGAATCttgggagtcatctagtccaacccgctggcGAATAGACATTTGTGGTGTTGTGGCAagcgtaacctaggtttaaggttacagggaactaggcagagggccttctcggtggtggcgccctccctgtggaaccccctccacCAGATagcaaagagataaacaactaccagacttttagaagacatctgaaggcagccctctttagggaagcttttaacgtttgatgcattactgtattttaatattctgttggaagccgcccagagtggctggggaagcccggccagatgggcagggtattaataataataataataataataataataataataataataataataataatttgttgcctAGCTTATATTACCCGAGTATCTAACACAGGCTCTTTCTTCCCTTGCCCAGGTCCCGCTTCccacgccgccgccgccaccatgtGCTTCCCTCGGCGCATCCATGTCCACCTCTCTGTGCGCCTGCAAAATGCTCCTTCCCTCTAGCTCCTCTCCCCGTGGGGCCATGTCACAGGAGGGTGGCGCCCGGCCGAAAGCCAAGCAAGATGCGGCTCCTGGCGCCCGTCCCGCCAGCCGCTGGAGAGCCCGAGCGAGCCGATCCCTGGAGAGGCAGAGCCTTTCGCCGTCAGAAGTGGAAGCAGACGGAGCCTCTGGGTCGCCAGAGCCTGTCGGCAAAGGGGTGGGCCGCTCTTTGCGCCAGAAGCTGCAGGCGGCCGTGGGGCAGTGCTTCCCTCTCAAGAGCGCCTCCCGCTCACCGGACCTCTCGGCGCAGCGCAAGATCCACCTGCGGGAGCTGATGCTCGACACCTGCCCCTTCCCTCCCGGCTCGGAGCTTGCGCGCACCTGGAACCTCATCAAGCAGCACACGGCGCCCGTCTCCGAGCAAGAGGCCCTGGCGGCACCGGCGCTGCGCTCCGACGACGAGGACGACCGCCTGCGGGAGCGGCGGCGCATCAGCATCGAGCAAGGCGTTGAGCCGCCCCCGGACGCCCTGATCCACACCTTTGAGGTGACAGCGCAGGTCAACAACCCCCTCTACAAACTGGGGCCCAAGCTGGCGCATGGTATGAGCGAACTGGCCGGCGCTGGGTGGGCGGCGCTGGCGGCGGCGGACGAGGAggacgaagaggaggaggaagaggaggcggctGCAGGCTCCTCTTCCTGCGCCGCGGGGCTGCCGCCCGACGTGCGCATCCACACCCAGATCGACTAcatccactgcctggttcccgaCTTGCTCCAGCTGACGCAGCTGCCCTGCTACTGGGGCGTGATGGACCGCTACGAAGCGGAGGCTCTGCTGGATGGGAAGCCCGAGGGGACGTTCCTGCTGCGCGACTCGGCGCAGGAGGACTACCTGTTCTCGGTGAGCTTCCGCCGCTACGGCCGCTCCCTGCACGCCCGCATCGAGCAGTGGAACCACAACTTCAGCTTCGACGTGCACGACCCCAGCGTCTTCCATGCGCCCACCGTGACCGGGCTCCTGGAGCACTACAAGGACCCCAGCGTGTGCATGTTCTTCGAGCCGCTGCTCTCCGTCCCGGTCAACCGGACCTTCCCCTTTGGGCTGCAACACCTCTGCCGCGCCGTCGTCACCTGCTGTACCACCTACGACGGCATCGGCCGCCTGCCCATCCCCAGCACCCTCAAGGCGTATCTCAAGGAGTACCACTACAAACAAAGGGTGCGTGTCCGGAGGCTGGACGCCTGGTGGAGCTGACCGGGGAGCCCATGGCTCCCATTTCCAGCTGGTTGGCGCTCTCTCTCCCACCACTGTCCGTTTGACTCGGATACTTCTGTCCCCCAGCAGACGTTTTAATCCATCCTGCTCCAGGGTTGCGAGCGTGGGCGCTTGCCTCCGCAAACCGGGTTTTGTTCCCGTGGCCAAATTGCGTGCCTCGCTCTTGAGAGATCTGGGAACCTACGGGGTGGACATCTCTTGTATCTGCAGAAGAGTGGAGAAGCAGGAATTGGGTGGCGCCGCTGCCAGCAGCTAGGAAGGGACCTTGGAAGCAGCCTTATAgagtctacactgattggcagtagtGGCTGGCCAGGGTTTTGGGCAGAGGACGCTCTGAGCTGGACATAAAGGTGCCGCTtgggattgaaccttctgcaggcaaagcaggtgttctgccagcTGGAGGacctctgcctccccccctccccggcctGTTCTGGCccaagcacccacccaccctgcccccaGTTCGGGTGCTGCTTTGGCGCTGGCCAGAGGTCAGTCCCTTTGCCGTTTCCTATTCCACCAAATGTTTGTGTGTCTGTCAAGTGCATTAACCGGGTTCTGGGTGCGACCTTTGCCTTTCGAGAAACTTCCAGCCACACGCAGAGTGCTCTCACCTCCTCTTTCCCCGGAAAGCTGCGGTTCCTGCATcgctgtgggttgggctagatgacccccaggtgtCCCTTCCAGATCTGCACTTCTGTGACCCAGTTGTCTTACGCACACTCTTCTTCCCGAGCTCACACCACTGCCGAATGGGAACCGGGTGGGTTTTGAGTCAGCGACCGACCGTTGTGGGTGGCAGGggataaataaaaaaagcacaaaaCTTTAAACACGAGTTGCTTCTTCCAAGACGGGATTTCGAACAAATTCCACACAGGAGGGGAGTGGACCAAAACTCTTTTATTTGGCCCGAGTCCTCCTCTTGACTTGTCTTTAATCCATCCCCACAAGCCTGAATCCTTGGCTGCTGCCTTTGCCCCCAATgcaagaggggctgaggaattTGGAAGTGCTGCTCTCAGCTCGTCTTTGCAGGGCCAAGGCAGCAGCTTTTGGCCAATCCAGCCAATTTGCCACCAGATGTTTCCTCCTGCCAATGTGGATCAGCCGAGTGGCGATGCTTTTAGAAGAATGGACTGCCCAGGTGACGTTTTTTGGGTGGAGGGGCAGGTTGAGTGAAATCTAGGTCTTGCACTCCCCTCTACTGCCGGAAATGGACTGCTGCTACTGTCTGTCTatctgactgtgtgtgtgtgtgtcttattaaacagctttctttttttgtctACACCTGCTTGCAATTGACTCTTCCCTAGCATCACATCCTGGGAGAGAGGGAAATGCGGGTGGGCTGGATCTCAAGGAGGCGTATGCACATTCAGAAAACACAGACCCGGTGCTTGCTAATGCACAATGTAAGAAGCTGCCGGATCAGCTCAAAGgcccatccaacctctctttcaaatcagaaccagtgaaggcagtgaaggtcctgtgtgagtgtctggaggcggttggagggtggatggcagctaatggattgaggttgaatcctgacaagacagaaggactgttcttgggggacggggcgggcaggtgtggaggactccctggtcctgaatggggcaactgtgtccctgaaggaccaggtgcgcagcctgggagtcgttgtggactcacagctgtccatggaggcgcaggtccattctgtgtccagggcagctgtccatCACCTCCATCTCgaacgcaggatgagaccctccctgcccgcagactgtctcgccagagtggtgcatgctctagttatctcctgcttggactactgcaatgcgctctacgtggggctacctttgaaggtgacccggaaactgcaactaatccagaatgtggcagctagactggtgactgggggcggccgccgagaccatataacacctgtcttgaaagatctacattggctcccagtacgtttccgagcacaattcaaagtgttggtgctgaccttgaaagccctaaacagcctcaaaggcccagtagacctgaaggagcatctccacccccatcgttctacccggacgctgaggtccagcgccgagggccttctggcggttccctcaccacgagaagccaagttacagggaaccaggcagagggccttcttggtggtggcgcccgcctactacctgacatttagaagaaacctgaagccctgtttagggaagtttttaatgtgtgaccttttaatgtatttttaatcttcgttggaagccgcccagagtggctggggagacccagccagatgggcggggtacaaataataaaattattattattattattattcagtctggcatcctgttcccaTGGTGGGCGACCAGATAGTGCTGCTGGGAAACCTgtgagcaggatccgagcacgagggtgattctcccctcctgtggtttccagcgacTGGTACTCAATTTGCCCAATTCCCATTTAAAGTCGTTCCAGTTGGTCCCCAtcactgtgggagggagttccatagactGTGCCAAAGCTGGGACACAGCACCTTGCAGGGAAAAGGCACTTGAAATGGATGCTAGAACCAACACACGCCCTGCTCTGCAGCTGTTTTAGACCCAAGGAGACCAGCTGGTTGTGGGGCAGCGGCCGGCAAAGGGACACATAAGGGAATTGGTTGAGGGGCTTACAAAGGGGTACTGGGCTGGAAAACAGGGGAGCATGCCAGAGGGCACAGTGGCTGCCTTTGGAGCAATGGTGGGAGGTGGAGAGGGCAGGCTTGGTGCACAGTTTGGCGCATGGGCTCTGGTGCTTTACAGCGAGTCAGAGCCTTGGCCCGGCCAGCTCAGTGCTGAGTGGCAGTAGGATTTCAAGCCGGGAGTCTCTTGTCGACTCTTAACTGGAGGCGCTGTCGTGGACTGAATCCTTCTGCAATCTGGTCCGATGCTGAGCTCTGGCTCTCCTGCTCCATGCGTCTGTGGCAGGCTATGAAAAGACCTCGCCGGGCAAGCAAGCGTTTGAGGGCACCGTGAAGTTGCAGGGGGGAGGATGAGAAGAGTTGGGTTACCGTGCGGCTCTGAAGCAGCACCCGGTCTGGAGGAAGCCCAGAAGCTGCCAGGCTCATGGCTGCCAAAGGTGAATCAAAGGCGAACCCAAGAACCCTTTGCCCCTGAGTGTTGCGGGCGAGGATGGCGAGCCTGGAGCAGGCTGAGCGCGGATGCGAGAGCCGCCTCCAAACATCTGAAGGTTTGTCGCATGGAGCAAGCTTAGGATAGAATCAGGGTTGgaggggaccacaagggtcatccatcccagcccctgcaatgcaggaatctggggcttgaacccacaacccagagattacGATTCTCACGCTCTGACAGAGCTGTTGTTTTCTCTTCTGCTCCGGAGGGGAGGACCCGAACCAGCGGATTCAAGTGGCAAGGAAGCAGATTCCGACTAGACCAATGGTTGTCATTACacgggtaccttgggttaagtacttaattcgttccggaggtctgttcttaacctgaaactgttcttaacctgaagcaccactttagctaatggggccacgcgatttctgctctcatcctgaaacaaagttcttaacccgaggtattatttctgggttagtgaagtctgtaacctgaagtgtatataacctgaggtaccactgtaatttgattctgaattgatttttagaatgaattgattttagaatgtacggtatttttcactctataagacgcaccaggccataagacgcaccaagtttttggaggaggaaaacaagaaaaaaattattctgaatcccagaagccagaacagtaagagggatcgctacaaagtgtgacgcggcagctaaaaaagccaatgcaattctgggctgcatcaataggagtatagcatctagatcaagggaagtaatagtgccactgtattctgctctggtcagacctcacctggagtactgtgtccagttctgggcaccacagttcaagaaggacactgacaaactggaacctgtccagaggagggcaacccaaatggtcaaaggcctggaaacgatgccttatgaggaacggctaagggagctgggcatgtttagcctggagaagaggaggttaaggggcgatatgatagccatgttcaaatatagaaaaggatgtcacatagaggagggagaaaggttgttttctgctgctccagagaagcggacacggggcaatggatccaaactacaagaaagaagattccacctaaacattaggaagaacttcctgacagtaagagctgtttgacagtggaatttgctgccaaggagtgtggtggagtctccttctttggaggtctttaagcagaggcttgacaaccatatgtcaggagtgctctgatggtgtttcctgcttggcagggggttggactccatggcccttgtggtctcttccaactctaggattctatgaaagagaaagcagcgatccctcttgctgttctggcttctggaatagctgcgcagcctgcatttgctccataacacacacacacacacacacacacacacacacacacacacacacacatttcaccttactttttaggaaggaaaaagtgagtcatagaggaaaaaatacggtatttcaattAACTGATTGTGATTTTACGTAAactgttacttttactgttgttagctgctctcaGCCCGgattcggctggggagggcaggatatatatTAACAGTGGAGCGCACTTCTCGCAAGGTGAACTCTCCTGCGGTGGAGGTTTTCAAAGCAGAGACTGAATtatttgattcctgcattgcagcgggtgcACTGGATGACTCTAGGGGCCCCTTCGatctctgcaattctgtgactgGTGTTTTGTTCCTGATCCCACCAAGATACCTGCTGGGTTTGAGGACGCTTCGCCCCTCCACCCCCAAGAACCGAATAGAAGGTTCATCGCAACAGCATCTGCTGCTCAAACCAAGAGGAATTCTGGAGTGCGGACGGCAATGCCGAGAGTCCCTTTGACTGGGTTTTGTCCCCTTGTGAGGAGACACGGCTGCCAAGAACCAAGGGAGGAAATCCAGCCAGTTCACTCAAGTCCGTCTTCCTCCtagaacagcggttctcaacctgtgggtccccagacgtggttggactacaactcccatcatccctgagctctggccttgctagctaggggtgatggagaGTTGTAGTTCGaccacatctggggacccaccggttgagaaccgctgtctaGAGCATGGCTAGGCAACCCAAggcccggatccagcccaattaccttctaaatccggcccacggacggtccgggaatcagtgtgtttttacgtgagtagaatgtgtccttttatttaaaatgcatctctgggttatttgaggggcctgcctggtgtttttacatgagtagaatgtgtgcttttatcgaaaatgcatctctgggttatttgtggggcacaggaattcattcattcattattaaaaggtaaaggtaaaggtacccctgccagtcttgccagactctagggttgtgcgctcatctcactctataggccgggggccagcgctgtccgaagacacttccgggtcacgtggccagcgtgacaagctgcatctggcaagccagcgcagcacacggaacgccgtttaccttcccgctggtaagcggtccctatttatctacttgcacccggggtgctttcgaactgctaggttggcaggcgctgggaccgaacgacgggagcgcaccccgctgcggggattcgaaccgccgaccatgcgatcggcaagtcctaggcactgaggttttac contains:
- the LOC128418191 gene encoding suppressor of cytokine signaling 5-like isoform X1, with product MSRAGQGTPFATVPLPTPPPPPCASLGASMSTSLCACKMLLPSSSSPRGAMSQEGGARPKAKQDAAPGARPASRWRARASRSLERQSLSPSEVEADGASGSPEPVGKGVGRSLRQKLQAAVGQCFPLKSASRSPDLSAQRKIHLRELMLDTCPFPPGSELARTWNLIKQHTAPVSEQEALAAPALRSDDEDDRLRERRRISIEQGVEPPPDALIHTFEVTAQVNNPLYKLGPKLAHGMSELAGAGWAALAAADEEDEEEEEEEAAAGSSSCAAGLPPDVRIHTQIDYIHCLVPDLLQLTQLPCYWGVMDRYEAEALLDGKPEGTFLLRDSAQEDYLFSVSFRRYGRSLHARIEQWNHNFSFDVHDPSVFHAPTVTGLLEHYKDPSVCMFFEPLLSVPVNRTFPFGLQHLCRAVVTCCTTYDGIGRLPIPSTLKAYLKEYHYKQRVRVRRLDAWWS
- the LOC128418191 gene encoding suppressor of cytokine signaling 5-like isoform X2 → MSTSLCACKMLLPSSSSPRGAMSQEGGARPKAKQDAAPGARPASRWRARASRSLERQSLSPSEVEADGASGSPEPVGKGVGRSLRQKLQAAVGQCFPLKSASRSPDLSAQRKIHLRELMLDTCPFPPGSELARTWNLIKQHTAPVSEQEALAAPALRSDDEDDRLRERRRISIEQGVEPPPDALIHTFEVTAQVNNPLYKLGPKLAHGMSELAGAGWAALAAADEEDEEEEEEEAAAGSSSCAAGLPPDVRIHTQIDYIHCLVPDLLQLTQLPCYWGVMDRYEAEALLDGKPEGTFLLRDSAQEDYLFSVSFRRYGRSLHARIEQWNHNFSFDVHDPSVFHAPTVTGLLEHYKDPSVCMFFEPLLSVPVNRTFPFGLQHLCRAVVTCCTTYDGIGRLPIPSTLKAYLKEYHYKQRVRVRRLDAWWS